The genomic DNA tcaTACTCgcgaacacacacaacacacacttgGAGGAAAACGACGCAACGAAAGACGCACGAAGGTCAGCAGCGTTTTACTCCGATTCtgcgctttttttttctttctctctcaacggctggagacagaaaaagtttccagaaagagaggaagaggagcagagtgtcGCTCGGGTTGAGcacgcacagaaacacaaacgcTATTTGGAAATTATTATTCAATTTCTGCACTtaattgattttgatttgtGATTTTTACGCACGTTGCCTCTCGTCGGGGATCCCTTCTCTgcgggctttttctttttttattgcacacaccgtcactcaggctttgtgctgataaagaagaaggaggaaaacGAAGAAAACCTGGACCAGGGAGGACCAAAGGGGGACAAAAACTCACCAGGTAGGCATAATTAATTGGATATAATCCTACATGTTACCTGCTTCTGTCGCTGCTTTTGGTCGTTATTCAGTTCTTATTTTTGCACAGATAGGAAGCCGGTAGCACCACAAATCCTCCAGGTGATGCAGGAAAAATGATAGGAAATTCTTTCTGATATCATGCTGGCTTTAAACTCTGAATATACGTGATAAAAACTCACATTTTGTGCACGATAAGGAAgataaaaatatttgtttcagtcattaacGGCTCAAACTGCCAGTTATAATTTAAACTCCATACTGTGCTCTATTAATATAAAAGGCTTTACATCAAACTTGGAGATTCTCCTGTGGACAATAGATGTCAATTATTAACACATTGTGAGGTTCATAGTGACATGAAAGGTGACATTGTCATTGTCAACTCACTCCTCAGAACAATAGAGAAGTTACAACATGAAGTTTCATTTCTGTgcagtatttttacattttttctggtATTGTACATACGCTCATTTCCTTAtttatgctgtttttaaagaagtaatGTTTAAGATTGTTCCAAGTAAGATGTATTAATGGATGAAggacacatctctctctctcacacacacacacacacacacacacacacacatttgaacacATTGTTCCAAAGTCAAACTGATGACTTCAACATTATTTTTCCACGTTGGGAAATTGCTCCTGATTCACAGTGAAATCAAAGCGCTCCTCACTTATCTGAGGGGTTGGTCTGCTGCGTGGCACTTCACCTGGAAAACTACACATCtgtatcctgtgtgtgtgtatgtgtgtgtgtgtgtgccattgtGCCACTGCACGCCTCGCTTCTCCAGGTGAAAAGTCGAACTCGCTAAACTCGCTTTTGTGAAGCAGGCATCAATTAGAGCCTGCCATTCACAgaagcctcacacacacacacacacactcgtctgCTGTGGTAAAGTGGAGAAAGATGGCAGTCTGTTAGATATCAGAGTGTGAGTGCAGCCGGCTGTTGAACTCACAATCAGCAttattgaatctttttttttttcgagtgtgtgtgtctatttgtaGAAACACGGCGTGGAGCGTTTATAGCAGCAGTTTCCATCAGCATTTTACGCTCCAGACGCACGTTTGTGACGGCTGATGGACAATTTACCTGCTTGCTCGTTCACGCAGGAGTCACTCTGCAGCTGAAGAAAGCAGCTCACACATGTTGTAAAAGAACAGCAGAAAACACTTCGATGATCACGCTGCCTCTCGgagtttttgtatttatggCTGCAACTACTTTCACTGATTTGTGTTTGAATGGCGAGAAAATGTGAAGTGACATTTTTCAAGttcaaccacaaaaaaaagcatccaTCAGAGAAAAGCATGGTAGATATTTGTAGTCCTTATTTCTTGTAACATGCACAGACAATGTTTGGAGTAACACGCTGCAGGTTCACACAGTAGACTGAATTATTTAAAGTCAATAAAAGATCAGTTATAAGGGATATAAGATTCACACCTGCTTAATCTAAGAGCGTCACTTGCAAACTCTCGCACCAAATTTAGACTCCAGGTTGTAAAAACTTTGTTCAGAGCAACATGTGGAGGTGTGATCATGCCGTGTTTTATTCCTTACACAATGTTAACTTCTGTAACTTCTGCAAACACAACcccacattcacactctgaacTCTGAATCGTTCAGAACATAAAAACTTTATCTTTAACAGAATCAGGCGATGCTCTCTGAACGACCTCTCGGACTGAATGTTTCCGTACAAACACGATCACAGACAGCTCGTGTTATTGCAGATTTAAACTCACCGGGGTTATTACTAAGTATATTCAACTTAATTTCAGCAGTACGTGAACTTTGACCTTTCATACTCGAGGCGCACATTGATAATAATTctgatgtacttttttttaattaacaatttCAATGACTCAGTTTCACTTACGGTAACTCCAGAGTGCATTCTTCTACAACCAATGACTGTGTTCAGAATAGATTCAAACCTGGTGTTATAGTTATTGCATCTGTGTTTTCTCATgctgtgctctgattggttgatttgtAGGTCAGTGACTGTACATTGGTAGTGGTAGTAGTATTTGTGCTTTTAGTTTTACCTCTACATAAATGTGATCTTTTCCGTCACCGTCTTCTCTGAGGCAGCGCTTTTCTTTGTCGCTTTTCCCCGGGCTCAGTCAGGGTGAGTCGAGGCTTGCCTGGCTCCCTGCGCTGAGGCTGTCTTGGCCTATTCTGGGTGAGGCGAGCCCACCACCTACACATCCTGCAGGGGTGGAGAGAGGCATGTGGTCCTCCCAGCAACCCGGGCCTGCTGACTGCCACTCCTCTGTTAGCTCGGCCTCCGCAGGGCCTCTCATGCACATAGGAAGAGTGGAAAACAAGCCTCTCTCAGACCTCCACTTTTTCTCCACTTTGAGGTGGCATGTGACACTTTCTTGGCCCAGATCTGAGTGTGTCCTCGCTTTGTGAGATATTGGTGGCAGAGTGAATGACAGTGTGACTGGGCAGCAAACAGCCTTTCATCCAGATAAGTATTTTTCACATGTGGAATCTGCTCTGATGCATGTGGGGCTAAAatagtaaaaacatgttttcagtgttttgcttTCAAGCTGAAAATGGCATTACTAATGCAAAAACTAGTTCAATGCTCTACATgcatgacaaacacaaaattaGCTCCTTAAAAGGCATCTTTGTGGTCTTGAAAGCATGCTTTTGTCCTTATCCCACACATGAAACAGGAATGTTTACACCTGAAAACATGCTGATTACTAAACAGGGTTAAAGAAAATCCCACCTGTGCCATTCACTCTAAAGATGTGAGGCTCTCATCGTGGCATACTTCATGGAGAAGTCGTCCATTCAGATGCCAAATGTAACCTTTCACACACCTGCTGAGGCCTGATAAACTGTGAGCATGCACCTGCCGGGAGTCATGTGAGCAGTCCAAATATAAGTTGTGCTAGTTATGCTAATTCTGGTGTAGAATCTGTCGTATGAATGTTTTTAACCCCcaaaatttcattttttctggCTTCTCTTAGAAACTTAAAGTGGAAAATTGTGTCAAGATTGTTTTTTGTGGCAAAGTCATAAACTGTTAATAGTTTGGCATCCAGGCAGAAAGAACCCGACTACTTTATTGAGCACAGTGTGACAGCCAAAAGGCGAATATGATCATCTCAGACTCAGTGTCATCTGtggatttctctctctttacttaaaaaaaataaagggcgATTAGGTTTTCTCGCCAGTTGGTGCTCAGCGGGAGGTTTTTAGGCTCTGCAGTCAGCGAATGGCTTCTCTGACATTTCTGCGTCTGAAATGTTTGAAGGACTTGACTTAAAGTTATTCAGTATAAAAGGagcagtttgacatttttgaaaacacactTATTTTCTGTCTGGCCTGTAAGTCAAACGAGAACATCAGAACCATTTTCATGTCTGCAGGGTGAATATAAAACTGGAGCCGTTTGTCAGacagcttagcttagcataaggaaGAATCCCCTCGTCCGTCTGTGTTAACCTCTTGTGCTCCTCCCTCAGGTATGGCGGCCGTGTTGCCGAGAACCCTGGGTGAGCTGCAGCTCTACAGGATCCTGCAGCGGGCCAACCTGCTCTACTACTACGAGGCTTTCATCCAGCAGGGCGGCGACGATGTGCAGCAGCTGTGCGAGGCCGGGGAGGAGGAGTTCCTGGAGATCATGGCGCTTGTCGGCATGGCCAGCAAGCCGCTGCACGTGCGGCGCCTACAGAAGGCGCTGCGGGACTGGGTCACCAACCCGTCCATATTCAACCAGCCGCTCACATCGCTGCCCGTCTGCAGCATCCCCGTCTACAAACTCCCTGAAGGCTCGCCAACACTGCTCAGTGGTCAGGACAGAGCCAACACAGCCAGCGTCAAGATGCCCAAAGCTATCGCCGCCGCCTGCTCCGACCCGGGGAAGCTGGATGTGGCGAGAGACAAAGTGTCAGCTGGTTCACCTCTACAGGGCAGCAGCGAGGCTCGCTTCTGGTCGGGACACAGCAACGACAGCGAGCACAGCCTGTCGCCCTCAGACCTCGGCTCGCCGTCGTCACCCAGAGACGCATTAGAGGCTCTGGACGCCGCCGCCGTCCAGTCAGTCCTGGAGTGTGTGGACAGGATGGTGCCAGGACTTCCTAAAACAGACGTGGCTGAGGtcaaagagcagctgaagaACAACAAGAAACTGGCAAAGATGATCGGCCACATCTTTGAAATGAGCGACGATGATCCACGCAGGGAGGAGGAGATCCGTAAATACAGCGCCATCTATGGACGCTTTGACTCCAAGAGGAGGGACGGGAAACACCTGACGCTGCATGAGGTTTATAATcacatcatttaaataacagaCTTCCTCTATACTCCTGTGTTCTTACTCAATGAATGACTGTTGTCTATGATGTGCAGCTGACGGTGAACGAGGCGGCGGCTCAGCTCTGTATGAGGGACATGGCGCTGCTGACACGTCGAGACGAGCTGTTCGGACTCGCCCGCCAGATCTCCAGAGAGGTCACCTACAAATACACCTATCGCACCAGCAAGTAAGAGCTTCCACTGAGACTGTCTCTGTTTCATCTTAACTagttttatttgactttgaacACTTTTtatcttcagaaaaaaaaacatttgaaatagttACTAAAATATTTCcttcttcaaacacaaacaagagtcAAAGTTTTCCTCAATTAGCATTTATTTTGGTCTCTGAGAATTAAAATCAGACTGATTCACGTCTTCTTGGAGACCTAGATGAACTTAGAGGTTCTTAAAAATGAAGATGAGCCGTCCGTCTGtcttggtgtttttgtttttttgttatttactttaaaaaaaaaaactttaataataAATCCTCAAACCAGAAAACAGCTGATGCTATATTTCTTACCGTGCATATTTGAAGaagattaatttatgttttcaaCAACAACTTTAGTCCTGAAGAGttttttctgatgtttgtctGCAGGTCTCGCTGTGGAGACAGAGACGAGCCGTCACCTAAAAGGATTAAAACGGAGGTGAGTTCATTATTTATTCTGATATTGTTCATGTCTGCAGCCCTGAACCTTTTTATCAAACAGTCCATTTTCTGTggaataaatctttatttctatgATGTCAGTGATGTTGCGTTTCCCTGCTCATGCTACCAACacagcttttcttcttcttcttcttaactCCCTGTGTTGAGAATGGACTCGATAATGTTTGTGTAAATAATGTTAATAGTCTTAGAGATGCCTTTGATGTGAAGACAGCCTGTGCAGCCTTCATAAAGAGAACGGATGGAGCAGTAACATCCTTGAAACAGAACACAGAGTGATCCCTCAGTGTTTCTCTCCTGACACACTTGGCTCAGTGTTGGAGCTCTGAAAGGCTCCTCAGTTTCAGATCCAGAAACATGTGCCGGCTGCAAACTCTGCAGGGATTAAAACCAAGAAGAAGAGCTGCGGATGAACTGACACCTGCTCAATAAAAACTACTCTGAGCGCCTTGATAAACAAAAGAGGGGAGTTCCTGCCGAGTTTACAGTtcagcagaaacagaagaacTCCGTACTATTCCTCTTTGTTTGATCAGTTGTTCTTTATCAAAGGAAACCGTACATGATACATGTTTGGATTAAGATTCACAGATCAGACGTTATTGTTGCTgtgattattttaatgaaacagCCTATATCTATAGTTTATGATCTGTAGTCAGGGAGGTTCAAAGATGATTTATATGAAGCTTTTGTTTCGTTGTAATAAAATTTCAAAGtgaaaagaattaaaaaaggttaaaataatataagaaaaagattttaagtcaAAGCAAATTgttcaaattgtttttaaaaagggggtCTTAATGGAAAATGAGGTCTCACACTGTTGTAGGTAAACTCCTCCTGATGTCATCTAACCCTCATTAATGTCCAGAAACATTTAGAGGACAAATATGTCCACGATGAACCCTCAAATCTGACCTACAAACTTCCATtctgttgctttatttaaaGGGAAATATATCAAAGTCTCCCATTCACATTGTTTTCAAAAGTGTTGAGAATAATggcgtctctttctctgtctgtttgactCCTTCAGGAGAACTTCTTCGACATCCAGGAGGCGCTGCAGGCGATCCACATGAGGCAGGAGATGCTGAGGGAGCAGCTGGCCTGCGCCAAGTCCAAAGGAGAAGAAACCGTGGGGCGAAATCTGCAGGTaggcaaagagagaaaaagagagaatgagagagaatgAGGCACGGTACACCAATAAATGCACCAGAGCACTGTGGAAGGTACTGGTTTGAATACTCCCATTACAAGTCTTTATGGATCTTTCCAGTCACAGCACATGGTTGAAAACAAGGTTATATATGAAAGAGGAAATATGATAATCAGGACATTGAGAGGATTCCCACCAGCAGACACGGCGACACATTTCCATGTGAGCAGATGTTTTCAACACAGGATCCAGTTTGATCCCAGTAATGGTCTTTATTGGTTTCCAGTGATTCGGCTGCGGCTTGTTCCTAATTAGAGCCGGCGTGTAGGAGGAGAGCTTTATGATAACCCATTACCCAGGAAACATGTtcatatggtgtgtgtgtgtgtgtgtgtgtgtgtgtgtgtgtgtgtgtgtgtgtgtgtgtgtgtgtgtgtgtgtgtgtgtgtgtgtgtgtgtgtgtgtgtgtgtgtgtgtgtgtgtgtgtgtgtgtgtgtgtgtgtgtgtgtgtgtgtgtgtgtgagaaacccATGCTCCTTCACTTCTTCAAGTGTCAACATGTGTCTGGtcctacgtgtgtgtgtgtgtgtgtgtgtgtgtgtgtgtgtgtgtgtgtgtgtgtgactgcagatACACTTGTCATCCTGATGTGATTTTTCAGAAATCACattcagcagaagaagagatttCATGGCTGCTTTGCACCGCGGGGCCTCTGAACCGCTGCTCGTATCAGACGTTTCACTGTGTGACGATGTGAAGCGCATCCCATAATAATCTGAGCTGACACTGATGTGCAGACTGACAATGAGCAGATAccaacaatgtttttatttccgcACATTTCTGTGAACGCTCCatgtcagctgtcagtcattGGTCCTCTGTGTGAATGCTCAATGACTTCCTTTGAACTGCAACAACAATTTTCCAGGCTGAAACTGAGACGCTCACGAGTGGAccgtattttattatttctctctGAGAAGTCGTGGAGATTAAGGATAAAGATTGATTTAATGGAAACAGCTTTAGAAGCACTTTGAATCTGCAGAATAAGTCAGCTGGTCTCCGTTTTCCTCAAGTGCTCAAAATAAATCTCACCTTCGTCTGGAGTCTTAATTTGGTTTTCTGagattttttattgtaaatctCTCTTGTGTCCATCAGATGCAGCTTGAGCGTCTGCTCGCACGGCAGATGGAGATCCTGCAGGACGCCGCCGTCCAGGAGCGACTCCAAGCGCTGGACTGGAGGATCCCTCCCGCCGCTCTAAAGTACCTCAACGACGCCCAGAACACCAACGGAGCGGCCGCAGACGGGAGTAGAGATAACCAAGGTGAGC from Labrus mixtus chromosome 24, fLabMix1.1, whole genome shotgun sequence includes the following:
- the LOC132959494 gene encoding NGFI-A-binding protein 1-like isoform X1, which codes for MAAVLPRTLGELQLYRILQRANLLYYYEAFIQQGGDDVQQLCEAGEEEFLEIMALVGMASKPLHVRRLQKALRDWVTNPSIFNQPLTSLPVCSIPVYKLPEGSPTLLSGQDRANTASVKMPKAIAAACSDPGKLDVARDKVSAGSPLQGSSEARFWSGHSNDSEHSLSPSDLGSPSSPRDALEALDAAAVQSVLECVDRMVPGLPKTDVAEVKEQLKNNKKLAKMIGHIFEMSDDDPRREEEIRKYSAIYGRFDSKRRDGKHLTLHELTVNEAAAQLCMRDMALLTRRDELFGLARQISREVTYKYTYRTSKSRCGDRDEPSPKRIKTEENFFDIQEALQAIHMRQEMLREQLACAKSKGEETVGRNLQMQLERLLARQMEILQDAAVQERLQALDWRIPPAALKYLNDAQNTNGAAADGSRDNQDERPINLRVVSQNMQEGDLPLGKQLANELKRHHNHSNNSNHTDETKTPATENGTSQRASNNAEKKTIKSEPEDST
- the LOC132959494 gene encoding NGFI-A-binding protein 1-like isoform X2; this encodes MAAVLPRTLGELQLYRILQRANLLYYYEAFIQQGGDDVQQLCEAGEEEFLEIMALVGMASKPLHVRRLQKALRDWVTNPSIFNQPLTSLPVCSIPVYKLPEGSPTLLSGQDRANTASVKMPKAIAAACSDPGKLDVARDKVSAGSPLQGSSEARFWSGHSNDSEHSLSPSDLGSPSSPRDALEALDAAAVQSVLECVDRMVPGLPKTDVAEVKEQLKNNKKLAKMIGHIFEMSDDDPRREEEIRKYSAIYGRFDSKRRDGKHLTLHELTVNEAAAQLCMRDMALLTRRDELFGLARQISREVTYKYTYRTSKSRCGDRDEPSPKRIKTEENFFDIQEALQAIHMRQEMLREQLACAKSKGEETVGRNLQMQLERLLARQMEILQDAAVQERLQALDWRIPPAALKYLNDAQNTNGAAADGSRDNQDERPINLRVVSQNMQEGDLPLGKQLANELKRHHNHSNNSNHTDETKTPATGL